The genomic region ACGTATcccacctcggcgcggccgacGTGCCATGGCCTGGTGCTTTCTGAGGGAAGAGGCGGGTGACGCGATGTCTGTCCACCTCAACACCTGCAAGTCGCGCATTTGCCATCGCAACACTGTCTGCAAGTCGCGCATTTGCCATCTCAACACTGTCTGCAAGTCGCGCGCAGAGTCTGTCCCCAGCTCCCAGGATCCAAGCGCGTGCTGTGCCAAAAGGTGTGTATGCAAGGAGAGAGTACCCACCGACATGACGCACCCGCCATGCGTCGTCCCCATCGAGTTGAGGTTATGCGCCTTGATTGGCAGGATACACTTGACATACCCCGgccgcgcctcgacgatctggagctgacatcagcgaGGTACATCCAGCGGCAACTCACGTTGGAGAGGACGGTCTTGTCATGTCCTTGCTGTCAGCCCACCTCCGGGATCattctccgcctccgcctccacctccacgcCCAACTCCGCCTCCACTCACCCACACACGACCTCTCAAAGCACTGTCGTCAATGGCGCCAGCGTATGGACATACCTCGCGGACAAAGTTTGCGCACGCCATTCCTAAGGTATAAGGGAAGAGGAGTAATGACAAGACGAGTTGCGTGCGGCACGGAATACGGAATGCGGAACCAGGCCCGGTACGAGTTAGCCGAGGCGAGACTTCTCTGACACGGTTCAATCAGATTCAATGTCAATGCTAATGCATGCTGGTGCTACAGGATTAGATGCTGGAGAAATCTAGTGTATATATATGCTATGCGATGTAGTCTAGTGCGCCGCAACGACTGCGTTACCGGTAGCCTTGGGCTGGCGGTAGAAGATGGTGAAGGcgatgagcgcgacggccaTCGCTGCGAGCTCAAAGTAGAACGAAGCGTGAACGTTCTTGTAGTTGGCGAGACCGCCTTCGTGGACGGTGAGGAGGCCGGCCTGCGCGCCAAAGGAGACGGAAGAGCCGATCTGGAAGGAGACCTGGAGGAGGGCACCGGCGACACCGGCCACGGAGGGGTCGACCGAGGTCATGAGGGCGACGTTGGTTGCGGTAAAGCAAGCGGCCATGCCTGCCGAACCGATGATCGAGCCGGAGAAGACGTACTTCCAGTAGTCGGAGCCGGTGTAGTCCTTGGCCTGGACGAAGAGGATGTAGCCAACAATGGCGAGAATCATGCCGAGAATGACCGTCCAGCGGGGGCGCGAGACGAACTTGGGCACAAACGtcaggaagaggagggtgaTGAATGCTGCAACGCCCTGGGGAAGGACACGGACGGCCGAGAGGATGCCTGACTCGTGGTGGATCTTCATGTACGTCTCAACGTGAGCGAGGAAGTTGACACCCCACCAGCCGTAGATCTGGAGGGCAaaggcgatgaggaggatggtgtTTGGGATACGCCAGAACGAGGGTGGGAGAAGAGCCATCTTCTCGGGGATGTAGGCTTCCCAGATGAAGAAGGCtgggaagaggacgacgagggcgaggatgaaggGCACGAGGAAAGCGGGGGTTGTAAAGCCCTGCGCGGCACCGAGAGtcaggccgaggacgaggaggattGTCGCGCCGAGCATGAGGGTCgagccgacgaggtcgaggcgcttcCACTTGGGGACGTCGGATACGGCGTCCGTCCCACGGCgggtggggatggagaACATGGCAATGGTCGCGAAGGGAATGATGATGATTgcgacgaggcggaagAACCAGCGCCAGCTCGCACCCTGTCCGTGGAGTGGGATGAGATCGATAACACCAGCAATAATGACACCCGTGACGTTTGCGAGGGCACCCGAGATACCGAAGAGGGTGAATGCGCGTCCGAGCTCGTGTTCCTCAAACACTTCAGTGATGAGGCGGTACGACGAGGGGATGAGGGCCGATCCAGCGATACCGGCAATCGCACGGAGCACGAAGAACGAGTACATgtcggggaggaaggaaaTGACGAGCGAAAGTGCACCGAGAACAGTGAACCCCCAAGCGAACACTGGTTTGGCCGAGTACAGGTCGCTCACACGTCCccagaagaggaggaacgcCGCAAAGGTTACGCTGTAAGAGGTGATGACCCATGCCTGCTGGCTGAACGggatgccgaggtcgaccgAGATGACATCGgtgaagatgaagaaggcCGAGTACATCCAGATATCGATGAACATGGCCAGCGAGAAGATGGCGAGCAGGCCCCACTTGCGAGCCTGGGTGATCTGGGCCTTGTCCGaagcggtggtggtggcctTCTCGAGGTCCGGAGGGGGTATTCCGAATGGCTCGGCAGCAGACGGGAGGCGAGCGAGGTTCAGAGAGGGTGTGCGGGAGGTGTACCGCTTGACCGACGTCAAGTGGGGCACCTCGgggcgctcgagctctgGAACAgtgtcctccttctcgtccttgatctGGAGGTCGCAAACAGTCGAGGCGGAAGACGCTGTCGTGTCAGAGACGACAGTGTTGATGGTGTCGGTGGGGGCCATGGCGGGCATGGAGGGCAAGGTCTAGTTGTTCTACTCTAGTTGGGTGGGATCTAGGCGTTCTGGTCCAAGTTGGGTGAGGCGGTCGGTGGAGACGATACGATAAGAGTCGGTCAGATGAGGTAGGCGGTAGTGAGCCGAACAAGTTGATGGATGGTCAGCACGAACCAGTCAGTCTTTATACGTCTGCCTGGGGACCGGTCTCATCTCGCTGAATGATGCAAAAAATTGAAGTTGTTAGGATCCAAGATTGTGGTGAATCAGCACAGAGTTGGATGACATTCCTCCCCACCAACTTTAGTTTTTCGGATCCGACCACCCTACTCCGCATCACCAGTCTCTCCCACCAGTCCTCCCACCAGGCTCTCCCAGCTCATGCTTACGTGCCATGTTAAGGGAGTAAGGCTGGAACGCTAGAACCGGGCCGATTGTGGTGTATCAGCATTATCAAGACTGCTTGGCGACTGAGAGCACTCTGGCAGTGGGTTCCCTTTTACTAACCCAAGCTAACCTGCCCAGCTGAAGTCGACAAGACAGGCCCCCAAATACACCTTTACACTCAAGGCCTCCACTCACGCACTCTTGAGATGGTGGAGTAGTGGAGGAGCCagagtggagtggagtggagtggagtggaggggatggtggaggtggtggaggcaCGCCCAAACCCATCCACCACACATCCACATCTGCCCTCACCGTCGGCCTCAGACCATTCTGCCATCTCCGAGGCTCGATGCTGTATCATGCATTATCTGTTCTTGACGGATGCATTCCACACTGAAACGCCACGAGCCGTGCTTGCTCATCCTCCACGATTGGGGTCGGCTCCAGCCTGCGTCATTTCGGCCCATTGTGGTGCCTGAACCCGGGACAGACTGACAAAGTCTCACACGCTTCAAGTCGCCAGTTGCGTCACTCCTCGTCATGCATTCTGGAATGCGGACCCGACATTGCTCGACTCTGCTCTGAGCCCGGCGGGGTATGCAACAGCAagaggatggagagaatagtggaggggtggaggCAGGTGACTATTAGATGCCGTCAAGTCACCGACGCATGGATAAAGTGCGGGGAATCGAGTAAACGTCGGAGAAAATGTGAGCGCTGCTGTTTGTGGCCATCGTGTCCTAGTCATGCTCTCAGCATTACGATAGCAGGCTAGATACCACGACGTttctccccctctcccctgCCGCGTCTCAacttgggcttgggcttgggcttgagaGACGCCGACGAATCTGGAGGACTTTGAGGAACGCGCGACATGATGCGCGCTCTCTTACGCGGCGGCTCGAACCATAAACGCGGGGGACGCCGTTTTGCCGGTTGACGGGATGCTGGGGCTAACCTGGGGTCGGGGGCTGCAGCTGGAGGAGACCCGGCGGGAATGGGAGAAGACTCTGGTAGAG from Cutaneotrichosporon cavernicola HIS019 DNA, chromosome: 2 harbors:
- a CDS encoding uncharacterized protein (Major Facilitator Superfamily), producing the protein MAPTDTINTVVSDTTASSASTVCDLQIKDEKEDTVPELERPEVPHLTSVKRYTSRTPSLNLARLPSAAEPFGIPPPDLEKATTTASDKAQITQARKWGLLAIFSLAMFIDIWMYSAFFIFTDVISVDLGIPFSQQAWVITSYSVTFAAFLLFWGRVSDLYSAKPVFAWGFTVLGALSLVISFLPDMYSFFVLRAIAGIAGSALIPSSYRLITEVFEEHELGRAFTLFGISGALANVTGVIIAGVIDLIPLHGQGASWRWFFRLVAIIIIPFATIAMFSIPTRRGTDAVSDVPKWKRLDLVGSTLMLGATILLVLGLTLGAAQGFTTPAFLVPFILALVVLFPAFFIWEAYIPEKMALLPPSFWRIPNTILLIAFALQIYGWWGVNFLAHVETYMKIHHESGILSAVRVLPQGVAAFITLLFLTFVPKFVSRPRWTVILGMILAIVGYILFVQAKDYTGSDYWKYVFSGSIIGSAGMAACFTATNVALMTSVDPSVAGVAGALLQVSFQIGSSVSFGAQAGLLTVHEGGLANYKNVHASFYFELAAMAVALIAFTIFYRQPKATGNAVVAAH